A single genomic interval of Sinorhizobium garamanticum harbors:
- a CDS encoding DUF1697 domain-containing protein: MPVYVALLRAINVGGTGTLPMAELKAICESLGFTDVKTYIQSGNVLFRSNLSEAKVQEGLEDALAERMGKAPGVILRGRDELQKIVDDAPFANAKPNFLLVTFLPEPPPADALDKLVAPDGEQVQISGREIYVHFPNGSGKSKLKLPALKPGTARNLNTVRKLAELAAELEDREA; the protein is encoded by the coding sequence ATGCCGGTCTATGTCGCACTGCTGCGGGCGATCAACGTCGGGGGGACCGGCACGCTTCCGATGGCGGAGCTGAAGGCCATTTGCGAGAGCCTCGGCTTCACCGATGTGAAGACCTACATCCAGAGCGGCAATGTGCTCTTTCGATCCAACCTTTCCGAAGCCAAGGTGCAGGAGGGGCTCGAAGATGCTCTGGCGGAACGAATGGGCAAGGCGCCCGGCGTCATCTTGCGCGGCCGCGACGAACTGCAAAAGATCGTCGACGACGCGCCGTTCGCGAACGCCAAGCCGAATTTTCTGCTGGTGACGTTCCTGCCTGAGCCGCCGCCTGCCGATGCGCTTGACAAGCTCGTCGCCCCGGACGGCGAGCAAGTGCAAATCAGCGGCCGGGAGATCTATGTCCATTTCCCCAACGGTTCGGGAAAGTCGAAGCTCAAATTGCCCGCCCTCAAACCGGGTACCGCCCGCAATCTCAATACCGTCCGGAAACTCGCCGAACTCGCGGCTGAGCTCGAGGATCGTGAAGCCTGA
- a CDS encoding homocysteine S-methyltransferase family protein — protein MAKYRENLPLLNGGTFLTDGGMETTLIFHDGFELPHFASFVLLSSAEGRRKLLQYYTHYLDVARRHDTGFVLDTATWRANADWGKKLGYDAEALATANRDAVNLLTGLRTEYERPQAPIVLNGVIGPRGDGYKAGKMNADEAEDYHAVQIATFAASEADMVSAITLTNVDEAIGIARAARKHGMPCVISFTVETDGRLVTGQSLQDAIETVDTETGGYPHYYMINCAHPSHFDGALDQGEAWVKRIGGIRANASMMSHAELDESETLDAGDPADLARRHRSLTGRMPQLRVLGGCCGTDHRHIAAICEACLPRTALSA, from the coding sequence ATGGCCAAGTACCGAGAAAACTTGCCGCTGCTGAACGGAGGCACATTCCTCACCGATGGCGGCATGGAGACAACCCTGATCTTTCACGACGGCTTCGAGCTTCCGCATTTCGCTTCCTTCGTGCTTTTGTCGTCGGCCGAGGGGCGCCGGAAGCTTCTGCAATATTACACGCACTATCTCGACGTCGCCCGACGTCATGATACCGGCTTCGTTCTCGACACCGCCACGTGGCGAGCCAATGCCGATTGGGGCAAGAAGCTCGGCTACGATGCGGAGGCGCTCGCAACCGCCAACCGCGACGCGGTCAATCTGCTGACCGGATTGCGCACCGAATACGAGCGGCCGCAAGCGCCCATTGTCCTCAATGGCGTGATCGGCCCGCGCGGTGACGGCTACAAAGCCGGGAAGATGAACGCCGACGAGGCGGAGGATTACCATGCGGTCCAGATTGCCACCTTCGCCGCAAGCGAAGCCGACATGGTATCCGCCATTACATTGACTAATGTCGACGAGGCTATCGGCATTGCCCGCGCTGCCCGGAAGCACGGCATGCCCTGCGTCATCTCCTTCACCGTCGAGACCGATGGCCGGCTGGTGACCGGCCAGTCACTGCAGGATGCGATCGAGACGGTGGATACGGAGACGGGCGGCTATCCGCATTACTATATGATCAACTGCGCGCATCCGAGCCATTTCGATGGCGCACTCGACCAGGGCGAGGCCTGGGTCAAACGGATCGGCGGCATTCGCGCCAATGCCTCGATGATGAGCCACGCCGAACTCGACGAGAGCGAGACGCTCGATGCGGGCGATCCGGCAGATCTCGCCCGGCGCCATCGGTCCCTGACCGGCCGCATGCCACAACTGCGTGTCCTCGGCGGCTGCTGCGGCACCGACCACCGTCACATCGCGGCGATATGCGAAGCCTGCCTTCCTCGCACGGCCCTGAGCGCCTGA
- a CDS encoding protein adenylyltransferase SelO: MNYVPPQPASETAPFPFDNSYARLPANFYARVEPTPVAEPWLIKFNRKLAEELGLDAEALERNGAAIFSGNKVPPGAEPLAMAYAGHQFGTFVPQLGDGRAILLGEVVDRDGKRRDIQLKGCGQTPFSRRGDGRAALGPVLREYIVSEAMHALGVPTTRALAATVTGQPVYREQILPGAVFTRVAASHVRVGTFQFFAARGDMESVKALADYVIERHYPELKDSEQRYFSLFKAVAARQAALIARWLHIGFIHGVMNTDNMAVSGETIDFGPCAFVDAYDPKKVFSSIDQFGRYAYANQPAIGQWNLARLAETLVPLFDPVADTAVNLANDALTEYGSIFQSHWLDGLRRKIGLSTEEDGDLDLIQSLLTLMHKGNADFTLVFRRLAESAENAGADPALVELFEESDAVSPWLRDWRGRLARETLDAGARAAAMRSVNPAFIPRNHRVEQAIEAATRDADFSLFEALLDVTSRPYEDQPEHAAYAAPPEPGEEVLQTFCGT, translated from the coding sequence ATGAACTACGTGCCCCCGCAACCGGCCTCTGAGACGGCCCCCTTTCCGTTCGACAACAGCTATGCGCGGTTGCCCGCGAACTTCTATGCTCGTGTCGAGCCGACACCGGTTGCAGAGCCCTGGCTGATCAAGTTCAACCGAAAGCTCGCAGAAGAGCTTGGCCTCGATGCGGAAGCGCTCGAACGCAACGGCGCGGCGATTTTTTCGGGTAATAAAGTGCCGCCTGGCGCAGAGCCGCTTGCCATGGCCTATGCGGGACACCAGTTCGGTACCTTCGTCCCGCAACTTGGCGATGGGCGTGCGATCCTGCTTGGCGAGGTGGTCGACCGCGACGGAAAAAGGCGCGACATCCAGCTCAAGGGATGCGGCCAGACGCCCTTTTCCCGCCGCGGCGACGGACGGGCGGCGCTCGGACCGGTGCTGCGGGAATATATCGTCAGCGAAGCGATGCATGCGTTGGGCGTGCCGACGACCCGCGCGCTCGCTGCCACCGTGACCGGCCAGCCGGTCTATCGCGAACAGATCCTGCCCGGCGCGGTCTTCACGCGCGTCGCCGCAAGCCATGTCCGCGTCGGTACGTTTCAATTCTTTGCCGCCCGTGGCGACATGGAGTCGGTCAAGGCGCTGGCCGACTACGTGATCGAACGCCATTACCCAGAGTTGAAGGACAGCGAACAACGATATTTTTCGCTGTTCAAAGCGGTCGCCGCACGGCAGGCGGCATTGATCGCCCGCTGGCTTCACATCGGCTTCATCCACGGGGTGATGAACACCGACAACATGGCAGTCTCCGGCGAGACGATCGATTTCGGCCCCTGCGCCTTCGTGGACGCCTATGATCCGAAGAAGGTGTTCAGTTCGATCGACCAGTTCGGTCGCTATGCCTATGCCAACCAGCCGGCGATCGGCCAGTGGAACCTTGCGCGTCTCGCCGAAACACTGGTGCCGCTGTTCGACCCGGTTGCCGATACGGCGGTCAACCTCGCCAACGATGCGCTCACCGAATACGGATCGATCTTCCAGAGCCATTGGCTCGACGGCTTGCGCCGCAAGATCGGACTTTCGACCGAAGAAGATGGCGATCTCGATCTGATCCAATCGCTCCTTACCCTGATGCACAAGGGCAATGCGGATTTCACCCTGGTCTTCCGGCGCCTCGCGGAATCGGCGGAAAACGCGGGCGCCGACCCGGCTCTCGTCGAGCTTTTCGAAGAGTCGGACGCAGTTTCGCCGTGGCTTCGCGATTGGCGCGGGCGCCTGGCTCGCGAAACACTCGACGCCGGCGCGCGCGCCGCGGCGATGCGATCCGTTAACCCGGCTTTCATTCCGCGCAACCACCGCGTGGAGCAGGCGATCGAGGCAGCGACTCGCGACGCGGATTTTTCGCTGTTCGAAGCGCTTCTCGACGTCACGTCGAGACCCTATGAAGACCAACCCGAGCATGCGGCTTACGCTGCACCGCCTGAGCCTGGCGAAGAAGTGCTGCAGACCTTCTGCGGCACCTGA
- the bla gene encoding class A beta-lactamase, giving the protein MPLFINRRTMLVGSAMLYPALVLPGTARAVSGSDNDVSKQLGELEKRTGGRLGVAVLDTETNISFGQRETERFAMCSTFKALAAACVLARVDRGKEKLDRRITFGKDALVPYSPVTEKHVEGDGMTVAELCEAAVTISDNAAGNLLLESFGGPEGLTTWLRSIDDQTTRLDRTEPELNEARPGDPRDTTTPTAMLETLGNLTLGPILSESSRMQFIDWIVANKTGDARLRAGMPKDWRIGDKTGTSTTGAASDIAVVWPKDRGPILVAVYIAEAKAPVKELNPVFAEVGKIIAGMV; this is encoded by the coding sequence GTGCCCCTTTTCATCAATCGCCGCACCATGCTCGTCGGCTCCGCTATGCTCTATCCGGCACTCGTTCTGCCCGGCACGGCGCGCGCCGTTTCGGGCTCAGATAACGACGTCTCGAAGCAGCTTGGCGAACTCGAAAAACGCACGGGTGGTCGCCTCGGCGTCGCCGTGCTCGACACGGAAACGAACATCTCCTTCGGCCAGCGGGAAACCGAGCGCTTTGCCATGTGCTCGACCTTCAAGGCGTTGGCCGCGGCCTGCGTGCTGGCCCGTGTGGACCGGGGGAAGGAAAAGCTCGACCGGCGCATTACGTTCGGGAAGGACGCTCTGGTTCCCTATTCGCCGGTGACCGAAAAACACGTGGAAGGTGACGGCATGACAGTCGCCGAGCTCTGTGAGGCGGCGGTGACGATCAGCGATAACGCCGCGGGCAATCTGTTGCTCGAAAGTTTCGGCGGGCCGGAAGGGTTGACGACCTGGCTGCGGTCGATCGACGATCAGACGACGCGGCTTGACCGCACCGAGCCCGAGCTTAACGAAGCGAGGCCAGGGGACCCACGTGACACGACGACGCCGACGGCCATGCTGGAAACGCTTGGCAATCTGACGCTCGGCCCGATTTTGTCGGAGAGCTCCCGGATGCAGTTCATCGACTGGATCGTCGCCAACAAGACCGGCGACGCGCGCCTTCGGGCCGGCATGCCGAAGGATTGGCGCATCGGCGACAAGACCGGGACGAGTACGACAGGCGCGGCGTCCGATATCGCCGTCGTTTGGCCGAAGGATCGCGGGCCGATCCTGGTCGCGGTCTACATCGCCGAGGCCAAGGCGCCGGTGAAGGAGCTGAATCCCGTCTTCGCCGAGGTCGGAAAGATTATTGCAGGTATGGTTTGA
- a CDS encoding MerR family transcriptional regulator, which produces MYSIGDLSRRAGVKIPTIRYYEQMGLIEAPERSEGNQRRYERRELERLAFIRHARDLGLSIGAIRDLLALSEHPERPCGEADRIAAEHLVAVREKITRLRKLESELERIVACHGDHTIGDCYVIRALADHSMCGTDH; this is translated from the coding sequence ATGTATTCGATCGGTGACCTCTCCCGCCGCGCCGGCGTCAAGATCCCGACTATCCGTTATTACGAGCAGATGGGGCTGATCGAGGCGCCGGAACGCTCGGAAGGCAATCAACGGCGTTATGAAAGGCGCGAACTCGAACGACTGGCCTTCATCCGTCACGCACGCGACCTGGGGCTCTCGATCGGGGCGATCCGCGATCTATTGGCGCTCAGCGAACATCCGGAGCGCCCTTGCGGCGAGGCGGACCGCATCGCCGCCGAACACCTCGTCGCGGTGCGCGAAAAGATCACCAGGCTGCGGAAGCTGGAAAGTGAACTGGAACGCATCGTCGCCTGCCACGGCGACCATACGATTGGCGACTGCTACGTTATCCGGGCACTGGCCGACCATTCGATGTGCGGGACCGACCACTGA
- a CDS encoding GNAT family N-acetyltransferase, which yields MLQTAAPSLHPVPSARPPMVTIRCAKPRDLPELHEMIVELAAHHGDAAPITPERLERDLFSRSPWITALVAEAGNQLIGYAILVPTYRAAEGLRGMELHHLFVRPGHRGTGIGRHLVAKAREQARMAGCDYLSVSAATGNFQAHRFYESERFIPRPVTGMRYMQKLG from the coding sequence ATGCTGCAGACCGCCGCCCCTTCCCTTCATCCCGTACCATCGGCTCGTCCACCGATGGTGACGATCCGTTGCGCCAAACCGCGCGATCTTCCCGAGTTGCACGAGATGATCGTCGAGCTCGCCGCGCATCACGGTGACGCCGCACCGATCACGCCGGAACGGCTTGAACGAGATCTCTTCAGCCGCTCCCCCTGGATCACGGCGCTCGTCGCCGAGGCCGGCAACCAGTTGATTGGCTATGCCATTCTCGTCCCGACCTACCGGGCGGCCGAAGGCCTGCGCGGCATGGAACTGCATCACCTCTTCGTTCGTCCAGGCCATCGTGGCACCGGCATCGGCCGTCATCTCGTTGCCAAGGCACGCGAACAGGCGCGCATGGCCGGCTGCGACTATCTTTCCGTCAGCGCTGCCACCGGCAATTTCCAGGCGCATCGCTTCTACGAATCCGAACGCTTCATACCTCGACCTGTCACGGGCATGCGCTATATGCAGAAGCTTGGCTGA
- a CDS encoding DJ-1/PfpI family protein, protein MRLAIVLTEGFADWECALLMATARTELGLDVLIATPGGTVVTSMGGLHITPHLPTKTLAPTEFDALVLCGGSIWKTTAAPNVTAMVHAFHAKGRVVAGICGATLGLAASGILDEADHTGNSAESLSAVAGYRGHRHYRDQPQALRSGRLVTAAGTAPVSFTAEIFHALGLGSAALDDYLSLYGKEHAVVQAAR, encoded by the coding sequence ATGCGCCTCGCAATCGTCCTGACGGAAGGTTTTGCCGACTGGGAATGCGCGCTGCTGATGGCCACGGCGCGCACCGAGCTCGGGCTTGACGTGCTGATCGCCACGCCCGGCGGCACTGTGGTGACGTCGATGGGCGGCCTTCACATCACGCCTCACCTGCCGACGAAAACCCTGGCGCCGACGGAGTTCGACGCGCTTGTGCTCTGCGGCGGCTCAATCTGGAAAACCACCGCGGCACCCAATGTCACTGCGATGGTCCATGCCTTCCATGCGAAAGGCCGCGTCGTCGCAGGGATTTGCGGGGCGACGCTCGGGCTTGCCGCCAGCGGCATTCTCGATGAGGCGGACCACACGGGCAACTCGGCCGAAAGTCTCTCGGCAGTCGCCGGCTATCGCGGTCACCGGCACTACCGCGACCAACCGCAGGCCCTTCGCAGCGGCCGGCTGGTAACGGCTGCAGGCACGGCCCCGGTCAGCTTTACGGCCGAGATTTTCCACGCGCTCGGCCTCGGTTCCGCAGCGCTTGACGACTATCTTTCGCTCTACGGCAAGGAGCATGCAGTCGTCCAAGCTGCACGATAG
- a CDS encoding c-type cytochrome has translation MGRRTTKLLSGLVVLALAGAGGFWWLTKPSPWAPAHWEGLGQPDLANGEQVFWAGGCVSCHAAPGAKDDARLVLSGGRALKSPFGTFHVPNISPDESAGIGDWTLAEFGNAMTRGVGQNGEHLYPSFPYGSYARMTAKDINDLWGYLQTLPKSANVAPPHDLPFPYNIRMALGGWKLLFLTDEPRVEVNRADAKLARGQYLVEGPGHCGECHTPRNALGGFEPGRWLAGAPNPEGEGRIPNITPGSRSVGSWSASDIASYLETGFTPDFDSVGGSMVDVQKNLARLSPSDREAIAAYLKALPPL, from the coding sequence ATGGGCCGGCGAACAACGAAACTGCTGTCTGGTCTGGTCGTGCTGGCCCTTGCCGGAGCCGGTGGCTTTTGGTGGCTGACGAAACCTTCACCGTGGGCCCCAGCCCATTGGGAAGGGCTGGGCCAACCGGACCTCGCCAATGGCGAACAGGTTTTCTGGGCAGGCGGCTGCGTCAGCTGCCACGCTGCGCCGGGGGCAAAGGATGACGCGCGGCTCGTGCTTTCAGGCGGCCGGGCGCTGAAAAGCCCCTTCGGCACCTTCCATGTTCCGAACATCTCACCCGATGAAAGCGCCGGCATCGGCGACTGGACGCTCGCCGAGTTCGGCAACGCCATGACGCGCGGTGTCGGGCAAAATGGCGAGCATCTTTATCCCTCTTTTCCGTACGGCTCCTACGCGCGCATGACTGCCAAGGATATCAACGATCTCTGGGGATACCTGCAGACGCTGCCGAAGAGCGCCAACGTGGCGCCGCCACACGACTTGCCGTTTCCCTACAATATCCGCATGGCTCTCGGCGGCTGGAAGCTGTTGTTCCTCACCGACGAGCCGCGTGTCGAGGTGAACAGGGCGGATGCGAAGCTCGCGCGCGGGCAGTATTTGGTTGAAGGTCCCGGCCATTGCGGCGAGTGTCACACGCCGCGCAACGCGCTCGGCGGATTTGAGCCGGGCAGGTGGCTGGCCGGCGCGCCGAACCCCGAGGGCGAAGGGCGTATCCCCAACATTACGCCGGGCTCGAGAAGCGTCGGCAGTTGGAGCGCATCCGACATTGCCTCCTATCTGGAGACCGGTTTCACGCCGGATTTTGATTCAGTCGGCGGTTCGATGGTCGATGTACAGAAGAACCTGGCAAGGCTTTCGCCCTCTGACCGCGAGGCGATCGCCGCCTACCTGAAGGCGCTTCCGCCGCTTTGA
- a CDS encoding c-type cytochrome, whose product MKIRAFMLAAALAGVGVTAVTAADEPQAVRQQLMKKVGQAAGALNGIAKGEKPYDAEIVKASLTTITETVKIFPNHFPAGTETGLETEASPKIWENMEDFKAKAAKLGTDASTLLAQLPADKAGVGAALGILGKDCSSCHETYRLKKD is encoded by the coding sequence ATGAAGATACGAGCTTTTATGCTTGCTGCCGCCCTTGCAGGCGTGGGTGTCACCGCCGTGACGGCGGCGGACGAGCCGCAGGCGGTGCGCCAGCAGCTGATGAAGAAGGTAGGCCAGGCTGCCGGTGCGTTGAACGGCATTGCCAAGGGTGAAAAGCCCTACGATGCGGAAATCGTCAAGGCATCGCTGACGACGATCACCGAGACGGTGAAGATCTTTCCGAATCATTTCCCGGCGGGCACGGAAACTGGCTTGGAAACCGAAGCTAGCCCGAAAATCTGGGAAAACATGGAAGACTTCAAGGCCAAAGCCGCCAAGCTTGGCACCGACGCGAGCACGCTGCTTGCCCAGCTTCCGGCGGACAAGGCCGGAGTTGGCGCTGCCCTGGGCATTCTCGGCAAGGACTGCTCCAGCTGTCACGAGACCTATCGTCTGAAAAAAGACTGA
- a CDS encoding LysE family translocator, with protein MSYAENLWLFFTLLFGIIIVPGMDMVFVLANSLTGGRASGLSATAGIMAGGVLHTLYAALGVSVVLHLVPQLFNVLLVAGALYIAWIGFSLLRSAITISGIEKAVRLSRWASFRQGALTSLMNPKAYLFMLAVYPQFLKPQFGPIWSQAAVMALMIALTQLAVYGGLALAAGRGRDLLVGSPGATVAIGRAAGVVLVIVAVLTVWQGWAGAR; from the coding sequence ATGAGTTACGCGGAAAACCTCTGGCTTTTCTTCACCCTTCTCTTCGGCATCATCATCGTGCCCGGCATGGACATGGTCTTCGTCCTGGCCAATTCACTGACCGGCGGGCGGGCGTCCGGTCTGTCGGCTACGGCCGGCATCATGGCCGGCGGCGTGCTGCACACGCTCTATGCCGCGCTCGGGGTCAGCGTCGTCCTGCATCTGGTGCCGCAGCTTTTCAACGTGCTGCTTGTCGCCGGTGCCCTCTATATCGCCTGGATCGGCTTCTCGTTGCTGCGCAGTGCGATCACCATTAGCGGTATCGAAAAGGCGGTGCGCCTGTCGCGCTGGGCGAGCTTTCGCCAGGGCGCACTCACAAGCCTGATGAATCCCAAGGCCTATCTTTTCATGCTGGCCGTCTACCCGCAGTTCCTCAAGCCGCAATTCGGTCCGATCTGGTCGCAGGCCGCGGTCATGGCGCTGATGATCGCGCTGACGCAGCTCGCGGTCTATGGCGGGCTCGCGCTTGCCGCCGGCCGCGGCCGTGATCTGCTTGTCGGCAGTCCGGGTGCAACAGTGGCAATCGGACGGGCGGCCGGCGTCGTGCTGGTCATAGTTGCGGTCTTGACCGTATGGCAGGGATGGGCCGGTGCCCGGTAG
- a CDS encoding helix-turn-helix transcriptional regulator: MRKASRLFEIIQILRLARKPITAADIAETLEVTPRSIYRDIAALQAMRVPIEGERGLGYILRPGFDLPPLMFTIEETEAIVLALALLARTGDEELKAAARRVNQKITGAVPGPLRQAFQSQALHAWGTVAAPPPAIDLAMVRRAIRDEQKLALDYRDELGRASERTVRPLALIYYSEHAMMVAWCELRQDIRNFRADRVEHCEPVGAFFRGEGNRLRQLWISGWKTNAARPLEAEDA; this comes from the coding sequence GTGCGTAAGGCGTCGCGCCTGTTTGAAATCATCCAGATCCTGCGGCTTGCCAGGAAGCCGATAACGGCCGCGGATATTGCCGAAACGCTGGAGGTGACGCCGCGGTCGATCTACCGTGACATCGCCGCCCTGCAGGCAATGCGGGTGCCGATCGAGGGCGAACGCGGTCTCGGCTATATCTTGAGACCCGGCTTCGATCTGCCACCCTTGATGTTCACGATCGAAGAGACGGAGGCGATCGTGTTGGCGTTGGCGCTGCTGGCACGCACAGGCGACGAGGAACTGAAGGCGGCCGCGCGGCGCGTGAACCAGAAAATCACCGGCGCCGTACCCGGGCCGCTGCGTCAGGCGTTCCAGTCTCAGGCCCTGCACGCCTGGGGCACTGTTGCAGCGCCGCCGCCGGCCATCGATCTCGCCATGGTCCGCCGGGCGATTCGCGACGAGCAGAAGCTCGCGCTCGACTATCGCGACGAACTCGGGCGGGCGAGCGAACGCACGGTGCGCCCGCTGGCGCTCATCTATTATTCGGAACACGCGATGATGGTCGCCTGGTGCGAACTGCGCCAGGACATCCGCAACTTCCGCGCCGACCGGGTGGAACATTGCGAGCCAGTCGGCGCCTTCTTCCGTGGCGAGGGGAACCGGCTCAGGCAGTTGTGGATCAGCGGCTGGAAGACCAATGCCGCGCGGCCGCTTGAGGCGGAGGATGCGTAG
- a CDS encoding superoxide dismutase — translation MAFELPNLPYDYDALAPYMSRETLEYHHDKHHLAYVTNGNKLAEDAGLSGLSLEEVVKKSYGTNQPLFNNAGQHYNHIHFWKWMKKGGGGTSLPGKLDAAIKSDLGGYDKFRADFIAAGTGQFGSGWAWLSVKNGKLEISKTPNGENPLVHGASPILGVDVWEHSYYIDYRNARPKYLEAFVDNLINWDYVLEMYEAATK, via the coding sequence ATGGCTTTCGAATTGCCGAACCTTCCCTATGACTACGATGCGCTCGCCCCCTATATGTCGCGCGAAACGCTCGAATATCATCACGACAAGCATCACCTCGCTTACGTGACGAACGGCAACAAGCTCGCCGAGGACGCCGGTCTTTCCGGTCTTTCGCTCGAGGAAGTCGTCAAGAAGTCCTATGGGACGAACCAGCCGCTGTTCAACAACGCCGGCCAACACTACAACCACATCCATTTCTGGAAGTGGATGAAGAAGGGCGGCGGCGGCACCAGCCTGCCGGGCAAGCTCGACGCGGCTATCAAGTCCGACCTCGGCGGCTACGACAAGTTCCGCGCGGATTTCATCGCCGCTGGCACCGGCCAGTTCGGCTCCGGCTGGGCCTGGCTCTCGGTCAAGAACGGCAAGCTTGAAATCTCGAAGACTCCGAACGGCGAAAACCCGCTGGTCCACGGCGCATCGCCGATCCTCGGCGTCGATGTCTGGGAACACTCCTACTACATCGACTACCGCAACGCCCGTCCGAAATACCTCGAGGCCTTCGTCGACAATCTCATCAACTGGGATTACGTGCTCGAAATGTACGAGGCTGCCACGAAGTAA
- a CDS encoding VOC family protein, translating to MEFHQGRLLDHVHLRARDLTASKRFYRAILASLGHQPTFETEQAIAFDELYIDQAESYRSHVHIAFQAIDPDAVRRFYEAGLANGGKDNGEPGERPYHPGYFAAFLLDPDGNNIEAVYHGPTTRSSADVVIRPLGD from the coding sequence ATGGAATTCCATCAGGGGCGGTTACTCGACCATGTGCATCTCCGCGCAAGAGACCTCACCGCCAGCAAGCGTTTCTATCGCGCAATTCTCGCCTCGCTCGGCCACCAGCCGACTTTCGAGACCGAGCAGGCGATTGCATTCGACGAACTCTACATCGACCAGGCCGAAAGCTATCGCAGCCATGTTCACATCGCCTTTCAGGCGATCGATCCGGACGCGGTTCGTCGCTTCTACGAGGCCGGCCTTGCGAACGGCGGAAAAGACAATGGCGAGCCCGGCGAGCGGCCCTATCATCCCGGCTATTTCGCCGCTTTTCTCCTCGACCCCGACGGCAACAACATCGAGGCGGTCTACCATGGGCCGACGACGCGCTCGTCCGCCGATGTCGTCATCCGCCCGCTCGGGGACTGA
- a CDS encoding YdeI/OmpD-associated family protein, with translation MRDSGLEAVYAARPAYQRNDYLGWIARAKRDETREKRIAQMLAELQAGDAYMRMPYRDGRDEK, from the coding sequence GTGCGCGACAGCGGGCTCGAAGCGGTCTATGCCGCGCGCCCCGCCTATCAGCGCAACGACTATCTCGGCTGGATCGCTCGCGCAAAGCGAGACGAAACCCGTGAGAAGCGCATCGCCCAGATGCTTGCGGAACTTCAGGCCGGAGACGCCTATATGCGCATGCCCTATCGCGATGGGCGCGACGAGAAATAG
- a CDS encoding branched-chain amino acid aminotransferase: MAVDTTPRSTTWTYVDGEWLSGNPPLIGPTSHAMWLGSTVFDGARWFDGIAPDLDLHCQRVNRSAVSLGLKPTMSAEEIEALTWEGVKKFDGKTAIYIKPMYWGEHGSWSVVAVDPESTRFALCLFEAPMGNAHGGSSLTLSPFRRPTIECMPTDAKAGCLYPNNARILNEARSRGFDNALVRDMLGNIAETGSSNIFMVKDGVVFTPAANKTFLAGITRFRVMSLLREAGFEVVETTMTMADFEAADEIFTTGNYSKVLPVTRLDDRDLQAGPISAKARDLYMDWAHSSRDV; the protein is encoded by the coding sequence ATGGCCGTCGATACAACCCCCCGCTCAACCACCTGGACCTATGTCGACGGTGAATGGCTTTCCGGCAATCCTCCGCTGATCGGGCCGACCTCGCACGCGATGTGGCTCGGATCAACGGTTTTCGACGGCGCCCGCTGGTTCGACGGCATCGCACCGGACCTTGATCTGCATTGCCAGCGCGTCAATCGTTCGGCCGTGTCTTTGGGGCTGAAGCCCACGATGTCCGCGGAAGAGATCGAGGCGCTGACCTGGGAGGGCGTGAAGAAGTTCGACGGCAAGACGGCGATCTACATCAAGCCGATGTATTGGGGCGAGCACGGCTCCTGGAGCGTCGTGGCGGTCGACCCGGAATCGACGCGTTTCGCGCTCTGCCTGTTCGAGGCACCGATGGGCAACGCGCATGGCGGCTCATCGCTGACCTTGTCACCCTTCCGCCGGCCGACGATCGAGTGCATGCCGACGGATGCAAAGGCCGGTTGCCTCTATCCCAACAATGCCCGCATCCTCAACGAAGCGCGCTCGCGCGGCTTCGACAACGCGCTTGTGCGCGACATGCTCGGCAATATCGCTGAGACCGGATCATCCAACATCTTCATGGTGAAGGACGGTGTCGTCTTCACGCCGGCCGCCAACAAGACCTTCCTTGCCGGCATCACCCGATTCCGCGTCATGAGCCTCTTGCGCGAGGCCGGCTTCGAGGTGGTCGAGACCACGATGACGATGGCCGATTTCGAAGCGGCGGACGAGATCTTCACGACCGGAAACTATTCCAAGGTGCTGCCCGTGACCCGCCTCGATGACCGCGACCTCCAGGCCGGCCCGATCTCCGCCAAGGCGCGCGACCTTTACATGGACTGGGCGCATTCGAGCCGGGACGTTTGA